In Corynebacterium matruchotii, a single genomic region encodes these proteins:
- the argC gene encoding N-acetyl-gamma-glutamyl-phosphate reductase — protein MTINVAVAGASGYAGSEILRLISAHPDVEIGALTGATTAGQSVAELMPHLVSLADRTIEPTTTDILAGHDVVFLGLPHGHSAEIARNLGDDVLVIDCAADFRLTDSHDWEKFYGGEHAGSWPYGLPELPGQRSKLRGANRIAVPGCFPTGATLAMLPAVVHDLVHPDLQFVSITGTSGAGKKASVGLLGSEVMGNLRAYNTAGKHRHNPEIRQNLGAYSTVPVTVSFTPVLAPLSRGILTTATAPLVAGVTAEQAYATYAEFYADEQFVSVLPGDQQPQTKSVVGANMCQLQVEVDEAAGRLVVVSAIDNLVKGTAGAAVQCMNIALGLDEAAGLTVNGVAP, from the coding sequence ATGACAATTAACGTAGCCGTCGCCGGAGCCTCCGGCTATGCTGGCAGCGAAATTCTCCGCCTGATTTCCGCGCACCCAGACGTGGAGATCGGCGCGCTGACCGGCGCCACCACCGCGGGCCAGTCCGTGGCCGAGCTCATGCCGCATTTGGTGAGCTTGGCGGACCGCACGATTGAGCCCACCACCACGGATATTTTAGCCGGCCATGATGTGGTTTTCTTGGGGTTGCCGCACGGGCATTCCGCCGAAATCGCCCGAAATTTGGGTGATGATGTGCTGGTGATTGACTGTGCCGCCGATTTCCGGTTAACGGATTCCCATGATTGGGAAAAATTTTATGGCGGGGAACACGCCGGCAGCTGGCCTTATGGGTTGCCGGAACTTCCTGGTCAGCGCAGTAAACTACGGGGGGCGAACCGGATTGCGGTGCCTGGTTGTTTCCCTACCGGCGCGACCTTAGCCATGTTGCCGGCGGTGGTGCATGATTTGGTGCACCCGGATCTGCAATTTGTGTCCATTACGGGCACCTCGGGTGCGGGGAAGAAAGCCAGCGTGGGCCTATTGGGTTCGGAGGTGATGGGTAACCTGCGGGCCTATAATACCGCTGGTAAACACCGCCATAACCCGGAGATTCGCCAAAACCTGGGCGCGTATTCGACGGTGCCGGTGACGGTGAGTTTCACCCCGGTGCTGGCACCGCTGTCGCGGGGCATCCTGACCACGGCCACGGCGCCGTTGGTTGCCGGGGTGACCGCGGAACAGGCCTATGCCACCTATGCGGAATTTTATGCAGACGAGCAATTTGTATCGGTGTTGCCGGGGGATCAGCAGCCGCAAACCAAGAGCGTGGTGGGGGCGAACATGTGTCAGCTCCAGGTGGAGGTCGACGAAGCCGCCGGCCGCCTGGTGGTGGTGAGCGCCATCGACAACCTGGTCAAAGGTACTGCCGGCGCCGCGGTGCAGTGCATGAATATTGCGTTGGGGCTGGATGAGGCTGCCGGTTTGACCGTGAACGGGGTGGCACCATGA